The following DNA comes from Labrus mixtus chromosome 8, fLabMix1.1, whole genome shotgun sequence.
CAAGGTGTCCATAATCAGAAACGACAGAATTCCAAAGAAGCAACTGCTTTCCTTTGGTCTCTACTTAACCACAAATACCCGATAATGGACACCACTTTCGACATCTATTACTGAATACAATGTTTTGGTTACAAAATTGCCTTCTTTACAGGAAGATCCTCTTGCCTTACTTTCTGTGTCAGGTTGGAGAGCAGCAGCTCCTTCACTGTGAGAGTCTGAGTAGACGACAGAGTTTGATTTGCAGTGAGGTAGTGAGCAATGCCAAACTGCTCTTTGAGGTCATCAGACTCCCAGCCTGCAGATTGTACCAGAGAAAAAACAGGTGACCATTTATTAAATTGCCTCAATGTGCCATTCAAGttcaaacacaaatgtattGGTTTCTTCCTTTGTCTTAATAATCAGTAACTGTcacacttttctctttgttgaaGTTCAGATTTACCAGTTTTAAAGTAGTTTTTTAGCACTCAGTCGGTCAGTTGTCGAGAACACGAAAAGAAACCATCCAACAAAAGCTGCCCTCAAAAGACTCACATGCTTAATCACACTTTGAATACAGCCATTTATCCTTTACAGATGCTCAGAAACGGTAACACCAATTTATTTGCACTTTGAAAGGCCCCTAACCGCGTCAACAGGCTCATTCATCGTACTAAAAATGACTTCAGGGTCATTGCTCTGGTCCACCTTGTTACTCTACTTTTTCAACTTCTGAACATGACATTAATTCTTAAGGTTGAGGTTGGAGTTGTCTCACAAAGTAAAtgttcctctttattttcttacCAAAATCTATGGAAACATGAGGCTTCATTTCATTTGCAGTTGGCTGATTCTCCAAAGCTGGAGGGTGAGGGAAAGACAACGTGTCAAAGCCTGGGAAAGCTACGCAGGAGGGCTGCTGAAGACTCTCGACGGAATCTGTTAGGGGCTCCTCGTTGATGCCGCTGTCGGTGGTGCAGGGTGACCACAGGGGGGATGCTGCAGCAGAGGAGCACTCGCTACCACCCAGCAGGGCATCCAGGAAGTCATCAGCAGAGGACACCTCAGGGCTCAGAGTCTGAGGAAAAGAAGGACATGCATGCCTTATGCCATGATAGCAACACTACAGCTACCAGGATGACCGATTTAATTCGACACACGAGCATATACAAGAACATAGACACATCAACCATTCAATTCCTTCAGCTTATTGAGCCGTGGCCTTGTGGCTGTCAATCATAGTCATAACCACATAAAAGAACACAGTGAAAGTGTAAATGACCACCTATAGGTTTCAGCTCAATAACACATGACCACTACCAAGGATACAGATCACACTCAGCAGTCAGTTGTTTGTCGAAATATTCAATAATTGGTGGTCAAGGTTTTCCCCTGAGTAACTCCTCATGGGAGCATCTGTGAAAAAATAACCGCCATACTCACATCATCAATGCTGATGCTCCACGAATGGTTGCTGTGGCAACTAGCAGTTTCATCCGTATTCCTGAGCAGAAGGTCAGCGAGCTCCATCCCAGCGTACACCTGAAATGAAGAACTGCTCTGAGTGACAGGTTTCAAGTCCTGGTGCTTCATGCTTTCTCAGAGATAAGACCTGTCCGCTTGTTGGGTAAAGCCTGAGGGCTCTAACTGCTTGCTTTTAAAGATATGATCCCAAAGCCTCttcttgaataaaataaaatccactATAAACTTCTATAAAACTGTTatctgtcattttaaataatttctcTGCACACAAGCCAACATTTGATCGGACTACAAATGTGTCTCACCTTGTCGGTAGTCAGTGTCATAATTCCAACATTAAAGCTGCTGATGAAATGACTGTGAAACTCTCCAGCAGGAATAAAAACACTCAACCCGATTGTTacctctctgtttctttgacTTCTAGGTATGTCTCAGTctgttgtctgtctgtgcaAGGGACAAAGTTGAAATCTCATATCACACATTCCCAAACCCAGCTGATCGCTGTCCAATCCAATGTTCAGCAGGCAGCTCAGAGAGCCAATCAACATCAAAGGCTGACTTGCTGACTAATGAATTACTCAGAGTGGCTCACAATTGACCATTGATGTCATCATGACAAGTTAAGATTGATCCATGTGTGGTTTCACATTCATTTTTAGTTGGTTAATTcagaactttttttctttgttgctctCCAAAGCAGAAGTATGAGAGAGTGACTTCATGTGTCACTGTCAGAAGACAAATTGCATTCATTTGAGTTACATTTTGACTGATTAATCACCCCGGGGCCAACACAGACTCatgtattttgttgttattgttttttttctttttctttcagcacACTATTAAAGTGGAAACCATATATATGGAGTGGGAGCTCCTAACTTTCAGATGAATCTCCATGACATTTTCATACAGACATGTTTATCACCATCATGTTTAAGATGATCCACCGGCTTTTTCCTTTGCACACCAATAAGGttgacatttgtgttttcaagtAAACAGGTTTTGGATAGTTTGTGTATTTGATATTGCATGAACTCCCTCAGAGTGAACTGGAGATCCATCTTCTTTCATTCCAAATCCATTAAAATCCAATCTCCGCCTCCCAGTAGCAGCTGTTTGGGgctgatgtttaaaaataagaacctgaaaatatctaatttgaatttggTGGCATGGTTTCATGCTAAACTAAGGAGGTAAACACGATCAAAAATATACAGAATAAGGGTCAGCTTTGTTGGTAATGCTTTTAAAAGAGTTAGCATTCAGCTCAACAAAATGCAATGCCTAAGTAGCTCTAGCTTGCTAGCAATTGTGTTGTCTTTAACACTCTACATCTATTCACTGTTAATTTTTAAAGGCTTCCTGAATTGCTCAAAGGcccctgttgttgtttttcttttttttaatcacaatcTTAGGACCATATCATTGTCAGAGCATAATAAGGAGGGCTGGAAGACCAAGGAGCCATTTGGTACACCATTTTTTGAGGATGTGTGGTTGACCCTTTGAAAATTATATAATCCAAAGATTGTAGTTCAAAAGCAGAGTGAGGAGGCTCATCCTAGGTTGTTTAATTTGCCCACTATATGAGGACGTTGAAGCAAATGAAATGGGTTAGGTTTGGTAATTGGTGGCTGTTCAGATCACTTTGGATGATAATTTTGATGTGAGATATTAAAAGCCTTTCAAATAATTTCATCATTTACAAAAAGTCCTAAAACCTGATTTCCTTGAAATTGGTAAAATCTGCCTTTTTTAAGTACAACTCTTTCgcattttctttgtgtttatcagtgtttggCTTAGTGTCCAGCTACAGTTgtccaaaaacaacaagctgtGCTGTCTATAGGAGAGGAAATAATTTTTATCTTATTCTTTCTTATCTTTATTGCCATAATTAGGAGCATCAGTATCGTGCTATTTCTAAGCAtcataaaacaaagacattacaTAATATGTCCTCTAAGCAATTGcacaagaaaaacatgcacTTGCAAAGATATGTCTTACTTTTATTAAAGTGGGGAAGAGATTCTTTTGCTAGCAGAGCAATTATATTCCTCTTTAGGCAAGCAAAAGTCAACTTAAAAGTCTGTCCTCATGTTTCCAGAACTAACAATACTTCCATCACTGCCtcgatttaaaatattttatatctATGAGGAAAGAGCCTCATGTGGATCTTCAGgctcaaatattttaaagtaattttcTGTTCTCTACAAATGAAttcctttgacatttttttactttcaacaGACAGTCCAACGTAGACAGAGACatgatacattttcttttgaaggaAGGTGTTGCGGTTCaccatgatttaaaaacatataaaggAGGGGCTgtagaaagaaacacaaggtgGCTTTGCCTtccaaaaatgtttcatgtcagagTCAGACCTTAATCAAGAATTTAACACTATCTATATGCAGCTTTTTTAGAGactctttctttctcagagTCTCTTATCTTCAAAAATATGAACATGTCAGGAAAAGGGTCAAAGCTTTTTAATGCATTCATGGTTTTCACTGATGACGAAGGAGCAAGCCTGCATGAATTCATTTCTATTTTATAAAAGCAAAATAATTTACACAGCCTGGTCCCTTAACATCCATGTCTGATCACCATCCCTCAGTCTTTCTATCAGATATCTTAGGTCTGTTTGTGGCATTAAAGTGCACTTTATCTTAGACAGAGAGCCTCGTTTTATCAGTGCAGTAGTAATAAGCCTTAATACATGGCAGCAGAGCTCCGTTATCTTTATCACTCTTTCTTCAGATTAAAAAGTTTAAAGGTACATATTATCTAACCAGGACATTTTTAGGCACATCTCTGGATTCCAAGAATAGCTAAATAGCTCGCAGCTCAGTACAGATAAATGCTGTGTTATTGCGTATGATAGCATATATATGCAAGTACAGTACATTTTTCAAGTCAATTTCAATGCACATTACAGAGGTCAAGAGTCACATCTCTAATAGTGTACAAGTAGGATCAAGTGAAGAGATATATGTATTCCAATTTCCTAGAGGGGATTCACCAAATAACATTGTAGCATCACAGCCACTGCTCCTCCAGTGACTTCATTAGACCTGAACGTAATTGTTCAAGTGAAGCTAAgtccaagaaaaacacaatctcACACTTCTTACAGTCTTGTATCGTTGAGGAGGAGGTGTGAAAGTGAAAAGACACgtgttaaaaaatgtaccaGGTTGAGCTGTTCTCATATCAGACATGATGAGTAAAGAAGGGTTAAAGCTACTGGAGTGAACCCAGTTGCACCTGTTTTTCACATCCATACAGGTGAGGAGCAGAGAGCGTGCTGTAAGCATGCAGTGTTATCACTTCACCACCCGTGACATGTCGGCTCTTATCTATAACTCAGTGATAACACCAAAGTGCATGAAATCATTCAATACCTACAGCCTATGGGAAATTCCCACAGTTTCACAAACAGGAGAAATGAATCCCACTGTTAGATGTGTCAGGGGGAGTTGGTGGCTTTGGTTTGCAGCAGTCTTAGTTTTTATGGAAGTAACAATCCAATGTTTTCATTTCCCATCAGTCTGTATCTTCATAAACATGAGATAACAGCCTCCAATAGTACAGAAGTCTTTCTATCATAATAACTACAAGGGTCACATTAGCAGTTTCTAGACTGCAGAACTTGAACAGAATGTTAAAATATATCTGTGAGCTTTTCAGTCCCTGGGTTTATGGTCAGCTCTTTTTCTGAAAGAGCTTGACCCTTTCCCACTCTCCTTCTGATCTTAAGTTTAAATTCAGGACAGTTTCTGCACTGTTTTCCATGCAGGTCAGAGGTGCAGAATATGTCATCTCCCTGTCAGGAAAGAAACCAACATTCGATGTGCAATGTATCTAAGAAGTATATCATATCAACATTTTCAGAGTTAAacttttctctgctttcagtTAGGAGACATTGCCACAGTCATATTGGAAGCTTTACAGAAGACACCAGCTGTACAAATAAGAATTAATGTCTGCCAACATTACACTGCATTATTACTTCAGCCTTTTGGGGTATTTTAGCACTCGCACACTTGAATATCCTTCCTCCCTTGTGTCCATATAGATTGTAGACATGAAGAAACATTTGACAGCCTTTccatttttacctttaaatctttattaagtttgtgtgttttagcaGAGATGTGGACAATATTGACAATATCTGTGAATATCCTCTTAGTTTtattcatcctttttttaataCTCTTTATTAGTTTTATTCATTCTTAATGTTTATTCTTGTGTTCTCTTCTCATCAACTAAGACACCCCTcccagctcttttttttcaattccaGCAGTCTCAAAAGCAACAGCCAAGAAAACCTTCATGTTTAAAGCTCCCTCAGATTGGAATAGTTTACCAGTTAATATGCCTTGTCTTCTTATTTCAGAACCATTTGCAACTGTCCATGATAACACTGCCTCATCATCAAAATTGTATTATTAAGgttgtgtttatatttcactGTCTTTGTTTATGACCTGTGAGTGGATAATCCACTCCATTTTATGTTCTGCCTTAAGTAGGATTATGTATGCCTTATCATCATTTGAcattaataattttttttgcactctCCTGGCTCAACTCAAAAGACAGTAAAAGGGCTCAAATCATACCTCTCTGACAGATACCAGTTCATCAGCATAAACCACTGCAAATcccccactgctcctctctcccaaggtgttccccaaggttcagtACTAGGTCCCCTCCTCTTCATGTACATGCTCCCCCTTGGTCACAACATCCACCGCCATGGACTCCAGTTTCACTGCTTTGCCGACGACATCAAACTCCACATCGCCACCAAAGCTATCACTCCTGCCATTCACTCAATCCTCACTGACTGCATCACAGACATAAAATCCTGGCTTCAAaccaactttctcaaactcaactgcGACAAATCAGAAGTCATTATCATCGACCCCAAATCCATTATCAAATCCACCAAcaacttctccctcaccatcgATGGCTCCACAGtgctcccttccccccacatTTGTCACCTTGGTGTCATCTTTGACCAAACCCTCTCCTttaacaaacacatcaaacaaatcaccaaaacagcctttttccacctcagaaacatcgctagactactgcaacagtctcctctGCGGGTCACCATCCAAAACACTTTTCGAAACTTCAATACATTCAGAACTCCGCTGCTCGacttctcacacactcccgcacccaataccacatcacccccgttcttcataacctccactggctccccatcccccagtgtatccacttcaaactcctcatcctcacctgaTAAGCCCTAcataacctggctcccccctacctACCTGAGCCCCTCCACCAGCACACTCCCACCCACAGGAGGTCTGCcgatgcaaacctcctgtccccccccttAGAGTACATTTCTGTAGTCTAAGACCCCCTTGAAAACAATATGACACATCTCAAGGGGTTATTCCTAATAAAGaatttcaaatgaaaagcaCTGTCCACTACTATCATCACAGATTGTGCCTCCAGAGGGCCCATTACTGTTTGAGGCTTTTGTAATACATCCATGAAGAATGCATGACTAATCTATTTTTCTGTGTAGTTCTCCTTTGTGTGTAGAATTGAGTCCACGGTGGAAACATCCTATTAACCTCACCATAcacatgtgtacttgttcatATGAGCACATTCATAAAAgcacagactgtaacacctgaaGTATTCCGATTCTACTCCTTTCAAATCCCATTTCAGATTCTCCTACCCCTTGAAGTGTTTTGTGCCACTCTGCACTCTGCTGGTGGAGGACTGCTACAAAAGTTCAGTGTCTGCATTGTGTTAAgttaaagaacaaacacagctgGAATAAGTACACTTATTGGTAGGCCGGTATCCTTTTCAGAAGGAATATAAAGTGGCAAATACAAACAATTGACATCAAAAGTGTGTGCATTAACGAAATTAAGATTTCTACTATTAAGAAAAGTACATCAATCTATTTTATAAAAATGCAATTTTATGAATATCTCCACATTAAAGGATAACTCAAAAAACATAACTCTCAATTAGAGAGTAAAtacttacattttttctttcttttgaaggttcttccttcctcctgtaatattattttttatgtctAATACCATGACCAAGAGCTTAGGGTTGTGAGGGGTGTGAGGGCagaaaggaaagaggaggaggcaggagaaAGGCtgggggaggaaagagaggtATAAGGCAGGAAGGAGCCAGGGAGCGAGGCTGGTTCCTTGATCCTGAGGAGGACGAGCCTCTGGGTGCCTTGCTGGTTTGGAGTCGGGATGAGGACTGATGTCCAAGTGTAGCATCGACCCATCTAAAAGGTGGAAAATAACAGCCTCAGATCCCTGCTCCACATCATGTTAACACACTGTTATACTGACTTTATTATTAAAAGTGACACATATGTCACATAGTGTCACATGTTCAATTTAGAGTTATATTACTTCTGTGAAGGAAAGTATTAATATTATGTTAGCAAAACAAGAAGAacgtgctttaaaaaaaacatagaactGTCATAGGTTAACATTTCTCCCACAATATAAATGCTCTGTGTTGCTGATGCAATTTTtaagcacacacagacattgtAAGATATTTCCACTTTAAACTACAGCAATCCCATGAGCAGAGTCAACACACAAAGCTGAAGGGTACAAAATGTCTTACATCTGAATGTTTGACAgtactttgagtccaagacgaATTTCCcaaaggggacaataaagtataaaatacAGTTTGAAACCGGATTTGTAAACTCGTCAAAAcgttgaaaaaacaacacttgataaattggttcccaaacttttcagcttaCGACCCCCAGGGGGTCAGAGACTGGGAGACTGGGAGACTGggaccccccaccccacaccgTCCCTGGAGGTGCTTAAGGCTCATAACGTAGCGCATAGCCACGCACACGCACTAGAAGGCTTATTCAAACACTgacaacacaaaagaaaatacataaaaatcaGTGACAGTAAAGAACAACAGGCGGTCTTTATTCAGCGACCTAGCACTTGAGCAATGCCACAGGGGAAATATTTTTTCCCTCAACATACCTCCTACAAGTTAAAGCATTGTTATCtcagtgtgtttacagtatTGGCTCACATCCACAGAAATGTGGCGTGACCGGACGCCTGGTTTTAGAGAGACAGAGCCCTCTGCTGGCTCCGCTTCTGTACTGCACagctacacaacacaacagccgcagcagcagcagcagcgtctgTCTAGTTACCACCGGGACTGCCAGTCCTCAGAGGCAGTGTTTACAGCAATAAACTGTCACATACTAAGAGCGACAACCTGCTGACAAAATGGTGAGTCTGGCTATACAAGTCCGGGTGTAATTGTGTTTTATCCATTTAGAGCAGGAACATCTTCTTCTGTCACCCGCGCTACCTAATAACCTTTATGTAAAACTGTATCGATGTAGGTGCAACAAGCTGCCATGGAGCCTGACAGGTGAGAGAAACAGGTTTCTTAGCGATGCTAGACGGAGTTATATGATATGATAAAGACTCGGTATGTCATCAGCTTGATCATACGCAGCAGCATAAAGCTGAAGGGCTGTGGCCTTTACTGCGCGGTGCGCTCTACATCACTGTGACGTTCATAGCAAAGCCTCTGATATGAACCTACTGCAGCCGCATGATTACAGAAATATCAAGTTATTATACGGTGTTTAAGAGCCTGGCATGTTTGATACACATGTTGTGACGCAGCGCATTTGCAAACTGATAGTGGGTTGTTGCGTCATAACCGTATTTTACGGATATTAGATATAAGCCTAACATTAAATCAATACGTCATTGACATAAAGTGCTGCTGTGCATTTTACCGGAATGATGACTTTTAGTTcatgctgaaaaaaatgttttttttttcttttcaagtaatAGTTTGTCGCCCTACGCACATACCTTATGAGATTGTTGGATGTGAGAACACctccttaaaaaataaaaagttcattCTGACTTAAAATGACTAACGATTGTTTCTTTAGTCTTTGTGGATGTCTCGACTTCCTTATTgtgttattttacttttatataTTGTGAGCTGAATTAATTCAACATGCTAGTGCTTATAGTAAAGAATAAAACGTCCTTGTTTTTCTCCATGTTAACAACTTAATTTATCATGCAAAAGCCCACACCGGTCTCAAGTAAAAATGACTAAATGTCTCTGTCAGACAATAACACAAACTGCTCTAAAAGAtgcctttatatttatttattttttgcttataTGCTTTTTTAACACATAATTGTAGACTCTGTGTATTATATGGTCCTGGAGGATTTTTCCTACTTTACCCATGTAAATTTGACCTTCATATTAATATTTTTGGATACATTTGGGGTATGAAATCAGTACATGTTC
Coding sequences within:
- the LOC132979020 gene encoding cyclic AMP-responsive element-binding protein 3-like protein 3-B isoform X3, whose amino-acid sequence is MTLTTDKVYAGMELADLLLRNTDETASCHSNHSWSISIDDTLSPEVSSADDFLDALLGGSECSSAAASPLWSPCTTDSGINEEPLTDSVESLQQPSCVAFPGFDTLSFPHPPALENQPTANEMKPHVSIDFGWESDDLKEQFGIAHYLTANQTLSSTQTLTVKELLLSNLTQKFEERVLKKIRRKIRNKHSAQESRKKKREYVDSLEERMFACNANNLELQRKIQKLEETNNAMLEQLSRLQALLPKSSSKKAHRGTCILVLLLSFSLIISLNLQPEPYSQLGHEEYTLTQMPSRSLQSMDEAPDVPLLTDGEALSLDRSPFSRLPTLSPSR